The Clostridioides sp. ES-S-0010-02 genome window below encodes:
- a CDS encoding zinc ribbon domain-containing protein, producing the protein MDEKKIDNMNYSYSNYSKKTGKPTRKIKNNNLTLETKEDKLCSSCNKENNPKDNYCKFCGNELYEIVSLKSSETKLDLKSKIKELSYHANTRGIFLTTFSTIFILLVISLIFKAIITIQFNDISYMINPAHIMLALNLGQISVSMSTMMGSGFISANIGLLILLIIPVLGLIISNLIFMRKRCKDSKTTLANSLGVGIFYGLILAILCTFTNVKTSSHSMLEYGYALEYSYEFFSALLNGFVLGFICTYITNYRKSYEKENMYMSLFSNAIKIFILGYVLVLAILFILTISDSSYLNELNMSGYSSGIDLFAVLPQIASYMWAFANGISVTIINSTVSMLSLGSSSLFGDTKLMFYAMGALSALIILLNGYKLRFKYDTDNIKPVIIFSIYYAFLMGMLALFSTFILDSNINFFNTTSYGTTLVMQFKLFSTIIISFIYSFVISLIGYKLNSAD; encoded by the coding sequence ATGGATGAAAAAAAAATAGATAATATGAATTATTCATATAGTAACTATTCTAAAAAAACAGGTAAGCCAACTAGAAAAATAAAAAATAATAACCTTACACTTGAAACTAAAGAAGATAAACTTTGTTCTAGTTGCAACAAAGAAAATAATCCTAAAGATAATTACTGTAAATTTTGTGGAAATGAACTTTATGAAATAGTATCATTAAAATCGAGCGAAACAAAACTTGACTTAAAATCTAAAATAAAAGAACTCTCATATCACGCAAATACAAGAGGGATATTTTTAACGACTTTTTCAACTATATTCATATTGCTTGTTATTTCGTTAATATTTAAGGCTATAATTACTATTCAATTTAATGATATCAGTTACATGATAAATCCAGCACATATAATGTTAGCCCTTAATCTAGGTCAAATTAGCGTATCTATGTCTACTATGATGGGTTCTGGATTTATAAGTGCAAATATAGGATTGTTAATATTACTTATAATTCCTGTTTTAGGATTAATTATATCAAATTTAATTTTTATGAGAAAAAGATGTAAGGATTCAAAAACTACATTAGCCAATTCTCTTGGAGTGGGAATTTTCTATGGATTAATTTTAGCTATTTTATGTACTTTTACTAATGTTAAAACTAGCTCACATAGTATGCTAGAGTATGGATATGCTTTAGAGTATAGTTATGAATTTTTTAGTGCACTTTTAAATGGATTTGTATTAGGATTTATATGTACATATATAACTAATTATAGAAAAAGCTATGAAAAAGAAAATATGTATATGTCCCTTTTTTCAAATGCTATTAAAATATTCATATTAGGTTATGTTTTAGTGTTAGCAATACTTTTTATATTAACTATATCTGATAGTAGTTATTTAAATGAATTGAATATGAGTGGATATTCAAGTGGTATCGATTTATTTGCTGTATTGCCACAAATTGCTAGTTACATGTGGGCTTTTGCAAATGGAATTTCGGTAACAATAATAAATTCAACAGTTTCAATGCTTAGCTTAGGCTCATCCTCTTTATTTGGAGATACTAAATTAATGTTTTATGCAATGGGGGCTTTGTCTGCATTAATAATTTTATTAAATGGATATAAATTAAGATTTAAATATGATACAGATAATATTAAACCTGTAATAATATTTAGTATATATTATGCATTTTTAATGGGTATGTTGGCTCTATTTAGTACTTTTATACTTGATAGTAATATTAACTTCTTTAATACAACTAGCTATGGAACAACTCTAGTTATGCAATTTAAATTGTTCTCAACTATTATAATTTCATTTATATACAGTTTTGTGATATCTTTAATAGGATATAAGCTAAACTCAGCTGATTAA
- the asnS gene encoding asparagine--tRNA ligase — translation MQKEFITVKELYRDKEQYIGKTVKVAGWIRTSRVSKNFGFIELNDGSFFKNMQIVFDEKVENFKEIGKLAISSSILVEGELVSTEGAKQPVEIHAKNIVVEGESDSSYPLQKKRHTLEYLRTIAHLRPRSNTFSAVFRVRSIAAYAIHKFFQERNFVYAHSPIITGSDCEGAGEMFRITTMDLNDIPKTEDGKIDYTQDFFGKEANLTVSGQLNAEIMALSFRNVYTFGPTFRAENSYTGRHASEFWMIEPEIVFADLEDNMELAEDMIKYVINYVLENAPEEMEFFNSFIDKGLLERLNKIVNSEFVRITYTKAVELLLESGHEFEYPVEWGCDLQTEHERYITEQIYNSPVFVTDYPKDIKAFYMRMNEDGKTVRAMDLLVPGVGEIVGGSQREEREDVLLDRIHEMGLNEEDYWWYLELRKFGTATHSGFGLGFERIIMYMTGMSNIRDVIPFPRTPKNAEF, via the coding sequence ATGCAAAAGGAATTTATAACAGTAAAAGAATTGTACAGAGATAAAGAACAGTACATAGGAAAAACTGTAAAAGTAGCTGGATGGATAAGAACATCTAGAGTATCTAAAAACTTTGGATTTATAGAATTAAATGATGGAAGTTTCTTTAAAAATATGCAAATAGTATTTGATGAAAAAGTTGAAAATTTTAAAGAGATAGGTAAATTGGCAATAAGTTCATCTATACTTGTAGAAGGTGAGTTGGTATCTACAGAAGGAGCTAAGCAACCAGTAGAAATACATGCAAAAAATATAGTTGTAGAAGGTGAATCAGATAGTTCATACCCACTACAAAAGAAAAGACATACACTTGAGTATTTAAGAACAATAGCACATTTAAGACCAAGAAGTAATACTTTTTCAGCTGTATTTAGAGTAAGATCAATAGCTGCATATGCAATACACAAATTCTTTCAAGAAAGAAACTTTGTATATGCACATTCTCCAATCATAACAGGTAGTGACTGCGAAGGTGCAGGAGAAATGTTTAGAATAACAACTATGGATTTAAATGATATTCCAAAAACAGAAGATGGTAAAATAGACTATACACAAGATTTCTTTGGGAAAGAAGCTAATTTGACAGTTAGTGGGCAATTAAATGCCGAAATAATGGCACTTTCTTTTAGAAATGTCTATACTTTTGGACCTACATTTAGAGCTGAAAACTCTTATACAGGAAGACATGCTTCAGAATTTTGGATGATAGAGCCAGAAATAGTTTTTGCAGACCTTGAAGATAATATGGAACTTGCAGAAGATATGATAAAATATGTTATAAACTATGTTTTAGAAAACGCTCCTGAAGAAATGGAATTCTTTAATAGTTTTATAGATAAAGGATTGCTAGAAAGACTAAATAAAATAGTAAACTCTGAATTTGTTAGAATAACATATACTAAAGCAGTAGAGCTATTACTTGAATCAGGACATGAGTTTGAGTATCCAGTAGAATGGGGATGCGATCTTCAAACTGAACATGAAAGATATATAACAGAACAAATATACAATTCTCCAGTATTTGTTACAGATTATCCAAAAGATATAAAAGCTTTCTATATGAGAATGAATGAAGATGGGAAAACTGTTAGAGCAATGGATTTATTAGTTCCTGGTGTTGGAGAGATAGTTGGAGGTTCTCAAAGAGAAGAAAGAGAAGACGTACTATTAGATAGAATTCATGAAATGGGATTAAATGAAGAAGATTACTGGTGGTATTTAGAACTTAGAAAATTTGGTACTGCTACTCACTCTGGATTTGGTCTTGGATTTGAAAGAATAATTATGTATATGACAGGTATGTCTAACATAAGAGACGTTATACCTTTCCCAAGAACTCCTAAAAATGCTGAATTCTAA
- a CDS encoding S8 family serine peptidase has translation MIIINYELIVKYNGDILRLEQELGVSVEILNASYAIITSSDEEDINRLLTYPEIEFIEKPFILQTQDIQSFSSTGITGFKNRTGLTGKGTIIGIIDSGIDYTLPVFRDSEGKSKILYYWDQSIQGNPPAGFKEGTLYNNEDINNAIAGNTYIPISTTSLHGTHVAGICSTIASDARIIVVRVGNIQTDVFSRSTEFMRAIKFILDRALELRMPVTLNISYGSNEGSHRGTSLFEQYIDDMCLFWKNNIVVAAGNNADKGGHKRIRLQNNTTEEVEFVIGEGERILNINIWPDFIDDFSVHLVSPSNSQTQSISLTSGEIRNTLGDTRITGYFYPIAPYSLTRRVTLQLSSNTQINPGLWRIVFEPIDIVTGNVNIYLPTSEGLNRNTRFLIPTQELTVTVPGTASRVITVGSFNSRTDIVSIFSGEGDTQLGVFKPDLLAPGEDIISFLPGGTSGALTGTSMATPHVTGVCSLFMEWGIVNGNDLFLYSQKLRALLLRGARRTSNQSYPNNSSGFGFLSLSDIDLYTLSSINQDLETEDIGYRSTNKSFKDEENNYRVIENYNSQRNDDLKLEDFISENMDRQSGTLAGINVIHTPEFEDELASLGMSQEFLKLSDSFGVLSINTTDYNSIQRVLELPSVIRTESTIKMTLLGEINQGTFGGVVATEEIGVNFFKNNPNITITGRGTLIAIADTGIDYLHKDFIYADGTSKIAFLWDQTKNGTPPEGFYIGTEYTREDINRAIAENDASLSQDEVGQGTMISGICAGLGNVNKEYAGIAEDAELIIIKIAKIEGFYNSAMLFAASQYAYKKSLELGKPLVINISLGSNSLVGLTNRSNSEKAFFTRGLCITAGAGNEGNTQTHTSGRIPNVGSSVEVELELNEEEEELSVELWLNKPDKADVIIVSPTGEESKSVGISSYNRITGLFDLEGTEYSITYVYPTTFSGQQFTNVTLKNAKRGVWKIRLVGVYIVNGIYNLYLPNRALLKSGTRFREVDPFYTINYPAVQDDLITVGAYNTINNSLWQSSSRGPTIEDRLKPDLVAPGVNIIAAYPGNTYATITGTAAASAHAAGAAAMYFQYTFVDRRYPNQAYVQKIKTFMQAGARKNQTTEYPNMSTGYGTLDVRGMFDVLR, from the coding sequence GTGATTATAATAAATTATGAATTAATCGTAAAATACAATGGAGATATATTAAGATTAGAGCAAGAATTAGGTGTTTCAGTAGAAATACTTAATGCTTCCTATGCGATAATAACATCAAGTGATGAAGAAGATATAAATAGATTACTGACTTATCCAGAAATAGAGTTTATAGAAAAACCTTTTATATTACAAACTCAAGACATACAAAGTTTTTCAAGCACAGGGATAACAGGTTTTAAAAATAGAACAGGATTAACTGGAAAAGGAACTATAATTGGTATAATTGATTCAGGTATAGATTATACTTTGCCTGTGTTTAGAGATAGTGAAGGAAAGTCCAAAATATTATACTATTGGGACCAGTCTATACAAGGAAATCCTCCAGCAGGTTTTAAAGAAGGAACATTATATAATAATGAAGATATAAATAATGCAATAGCTGGTAATACATATATACCTATCTCAACGACTAGTCTACATGGTACACATGTTGCAGGTATTTGTTCAACCATTGCAAGCGATGCTAGGATAATCGTAGTAAGGGTTGGAAATATACAGACAGATGTTTTTTCAAGAAGTACAGAGTTTATGAGGGCGATTAAATTTATTTTAGATAGGGCATTAGAATTAAGAATGCCTGTTACATTAAATATAAGTTATGGAAGTAATGAAGGCTCACATAGAGGGACTTCTTTATTTGAGCAGTATATAGATGATATGTGTTTATTTTGGAAAAATAATATAGTGGTAGCGGCTGGTAATAATGCAGATAAGGGGGGACATAAAAGGATTAGGCTTCAAAATAATACTACAGAAGAAGTTGAGTTTGTAATTGGAGAAGGAGAGCGTATATTAAATATAAACATATGGCCAGATTTTATTGATGACTTTAGTGTACATTTAGTAAGTCCATCGAATAGTCAGACACAATCAATTTCTCTAACTTCAGGTGAAATAAGAAATACTCTAGGAGATACAAGAATTACTGGTTATTTTTATCCTATAGCACCATATTCTCTTACTAGAAGAGTTACATTGCAATTAAGTTCAAATACACAGATAAATCCTGGTCTATGGAGAATTGTATTTGAACCTATAGATATTGTAACTGGTAATGTAAACATATATCTACCAACTTCTGAGGGATTAAATAGAAACACGAGGTTTTTGATTCCTACTCAAGAACTTACTGTTACAGTTCCTGGAACAGCAAGTAGAGTTATAACTGTAGGAAGTTTCAATTCAAGAACAGATATAGTATCTATATTTTCTGGCGAGGGAGATACACAATTGGGTGTATTTAAACCAGATTTATTAGCTCCAGGCGAAGATATAATATCTTTTTTACCAGGAGGTACCAGTGGAGCATTAACTGGAACGAGCATGGCCACTCCTCATGTTACAGGAGTTTGTTCGTTGTTTATGGAATGGGGAATTGTAAATGGAAATGATTTGTTTTTATATTCGCAAAAGTTAAGAGCATTGCTTCTTAGGGGAGCAAGAAGAACAAGTAATCAGTCATATCCAAATAATTCATCGGGATTTGGTTTTTTAAGTTTATCAGACATAGATTTATATACTTTATCTAGTATAAATCAAGACTTAGAAACAGAAGACATTGGATATAGAAGCACTAATAAGTCGTTTAAAGATGAAGAAAATAATTATAGAGTTATAGAAAATTATAATTCTCAGAGAAACGATGATTTAAAGTTGGAGGATTTTATAAGTGAAAATATGGATAGACAATCAGGAACATTGGCAGGAATAAATGTAATTCATACTCCTGAATTTGAAGATGAGTTAGCCTCATTGGGTATGAGTCAAGAATTTCTTAAGCTAAGTGACTCATTTGGTGTATTATCTATAAACACTACAGACTATAATAGCATACAACGAGTTTTGGAACTTCCATCAGTTATAAGGACAGAATCAACTATAAAGATGACACTGCTTGGAGAGATTAATCAAGGTACTTTTGGTGGTGTAGTTGCAACCGAAGAAATAGGTGTAAATTTTTTTAAAAATAATCCCAATATAACAATAACAGGAAGAGGTACTCTTATAGCGATTGCTGACACAGGAATAGACTATTTACATAAAGACTTTATATATGCAGATGGAACCTCAAAAATAGCTTTTTTATGGGACCAAACAAAGAATGGAACTCCACCTGAAGGTTTTTATATTGGGACAGAATATACACGAGAAGATATTAATAGAGCAATTGCAGAAAATGATGCTAGTCTATCTCAAGATGAAGTTGGGCAAGGGACTATGATAAGTGGCATATGTGCAGGTCTTGGTAATGTAAATAAGGAATATGCAGGAATAGCTGAAGATGCTGAATTAATAATAATAAAAATTGCTAAGATAGAAGGATTTTATAATAGTGCAATGTTATTTGCTGCATCTCAGTATGCATATAAAAAATCTTTAGAACTTGGGAAACCATTAGTAATAAATATATCTTTGGGTAGCAATAGTTTAGTTGGATTGACCAATAGAAGTAATAGTGAAAAAGCATTTTTTACTAGAGGGCTGTGTATAACAGCAGGAGCTGGAAATGAGGGAAATACTCAGACACACACATCTGGAAGAATACCAAATGTAGGAAGTTCCGTTGAAGTCGAGTTGGAATTAAATGAAGAAGAAGAAGAATTATCAGTTGAACTTTGGCTGAATAAACCAGATAAGGCAGATGTAATAATAGTGTCTCCCACTGGGGAAGAAAGTAAAAGTGTTGGAATATCAAGTTATAATAGGATAACAGGTTTATTTGATTTAGAAGGAACGGAGTATTCTATAACATATGTATATCCAACTACTTTTTCAGGACAGCAGTTTACCAATGTTACTCTGAAAAATGCTAAAAGAGGAGTGTGGAAGATTAGATTAGTAGGAGTTTATATTGTAAATGGAATATATAACTTGTATCTTCCAAATAGGGCTCTTTTAAAAAGTGGAACTAGATTTAGAGAGGTTGACCCTTTTTATACAATAAATTATCCAGCTGTTCAAGATGATTTAATAACTGTAGGAGCTTATAATACTATTAATAATAGTTTGTGGCAAAGTTCATCAAGAGGGCCGACTATTGAGGATAGATTAAAGCCAGACTTAGTAGCACCAGGAGTTAATATAATAGCTGCATATCCTGGAAATACATATGCGACTATAACTGGGACAGCAGCAGCTAGTGCACATGCTGCAGGAGCCGCTGCGATGTATTTTCAATATACTTTTGTTGATAGAAGATATCCAAATCAAGCATATGTTCAAAAAATAAAAACTTTTATGCAGGCTGGAGCTAGAAAAAACCAAACTACAGAGTATCCAAATATGAGTACTGGATATGGAACTTTGGATGTTAGAGGTATGTTTGATGTGTTAAGATAG
- a CDS encoding DUF3787 domain-containing protein has translation MESKKARALKGNDNKRLRSPLLVGNESTAAWADVEKLKPHSKVSIPSLNSVEEAKDWVDNGSKL, from the coding sequence TTGGAAAGTAAAAAAGCAAGAGCATTAAAAGGTAACGATAACAAAAGACTTAGAAGTCCGCTTCTAGTTGGAAATGAATCAACAGCAGCTTGGGCAGATGTTGAAAAATTAAAACCTCATAGTAAAGTTTCAATACCTTCACTTAATAGTGTTGAAGAAGCAAAAGATTGGGTTGACAATGGAAGTAAATTGTAA
- a CDS encoding S8 family peptidase, which translates to MEKSYCIIYQGDIETALQENGINKYMVLNSQLAVIYVPMDFDETILNNILQVAWWEESAPMSSLIEITNNMNNGETITTATEAEYIYENPYNDITGRGILLAVIDSGIDYLHPDFINADGTSKVLRLWDQEENTNPPPEGFIFGSEFTRSELSLAISRNDGSLSQDNIGTGTLASGILVGNGRVNSQYRGITTESDLIVVKLKSYTDTYYAGKINYSVSDFLAAITYVTNIAKTENKPIIINLTIGVKSGAVATTSILDTFNILSSAGVVVVSGAGNQGNTDIHYAGRFSSLNEVQDVIIQDGDDYALDITLNTNGPDKIGAQIISPSGEVSHDIRYSPDFYVYRGKFNLENTTYSMRFIYPYITSGNESLEIRLRDIKPGVWTLRLTPELIIGGEYDIYLPNKNLIAPDTRFLDPDSVATITMYAAGDDVITVGTFNNKTDSMWIGSSKGPIRGRGIKPDIVAPGVDIISTYKNGTYNTATGTGVSSSIVCGVLALLMEYLEKQDNIPRLSLFTQVLKTYLILGATKLDIYTYPNVSQGYGILNLKNTIQQMANTL; encoded by the coding sequence ATGGAAAAATCTTATTGTATAATTTACCAAGGTGATATAGAAACTGCACTTCAAGAAAACGGAATAAATAAATATATGGTTTTAAATAGTCAGCTTGCAGTAATATATGTACCTATGGATTTTGATGAAACTATTTTAAACAATATATTACAGGTTGCTTGGTGGGAAGAATCTGCTCCAATGAGCAGCTTAATTGAAATAACTAATAATATGAATAATGGAGAAACTATTACAACAGCTACTGAAGCAGAGTATATTTATGAGAATCCATATAATGATATAACAGGAAGAGGGATTTTATTAGCAGTTATAGATTCTGGTATAGATTATTTACACCCTGACTTTATAAATGCGGATGGAACGAGTAAGGTTTTACGATTATGGGATCAGGAAGAAAATACAAATCCACCACCAGAAGGATTTATTTTTGGGAGTGAATTTACAAGAAGTGAATTAAGTTTAGCTATAAGTAGAAATGATGGAAGTTTAAGTCAAGATAATATAGGTACTGGAACTTTGGCTTCTGGTATATTAGTGGGAAATGGAAGAGTAAATTCACAATATAGAGGTATAACTACAGAGTCAGATTTGATAGTGGTTAAATTAAAATCATATACAGATACTTATTATGCTGGAAAGATAAATTATAGTGTTTCAGATTTTTTAGCAGCTATAACATATGTTACTAATATAGCAAAAACAGAAAATAAGCCTATAATAATAAATCTTACTATTGGAGTTAAGTCAGGTGCTGTAGCAACTACTTCCATATTAGATACATTTAATATATTAAGTAGTGCTGGTGTTGTTGTAGTAAGTGGTGCAGGTAATCAAGGTAATACAGATATTCATTATGCTGGAAGATTTAGTAGTTTAAATGAAGTCCAAGATGTAATAATACAAGATGGTGACGATTACGCACTTGATATAACACTCAATACAAATGGTCCAGATAAGATAGGGGCACAAATAATATCTCCTTCAGGTGAGGTTAGTCATGATATAAGATATTCTCCAGACTTTTATGTATATAGAGGAAAGTTTAATCTGGAAAATACTACTTATTCAATGAGATTCATCTATCCATATATTACTTCTGGGAATGAAAGCCTAGAGATAAGACTCAGAGATATAAAACCTGGTGTGTGGACTTTGAGGCTAACTCCAGAACTTATAATAGGGGGAGAGTATGATATATATTTACCAAATAAAAACTTGATAGCACCAGATACAAGATTTTTAGACCCAGACTCAGTGGCTACAATAACTATGTATGCTGCTGGTGATGATGTAATCACAGTTGGTACATTTAATAATAAGACTGATAGTATGTGGATTGGTTCATCAAAAGGGCCAATTAGAGGAAGGGGAATTAAGCCAGATATAGTAGCGCCAGGAGTAGATATAATATCTACATATAAAAATGGAACCTACAATACAGCAACAGGTACAGGAGTTAGTAGTTCAATAGTTTGTGGAGTCTTAGCCTTATTAATGGAATATTTGGAAAAACAAGATAATATCCCAAGGTTATCGTTGTTTACACAAGTTTTAAAAACATATTTAATATTGGGAGCTACGAAGCTCGATATATATACGTATCCAAATGTTTCACAGGGATATGGTATTTTAAATTTAAAAAATACAATTCAACAGATGGCAAATACTTTATAA
- a CDS encoding YARHG domain-containing protein, which produces MPSSNTIAYISSEKSLYVKYDGKDKEKIANDVVLYRMSTDGKFIYYMNTDEELYLYKEDGNKEKISTDIQSFDIVNNKGDVIFINNDDNLYLKSTDKNDKVKISSDVSNLWGVKSNDEEIMYISEYNYKDLKGELYLYKNNASEKIASDVRSYKYRDSKFYFINSDDELYEKEIGKEVSNKIKSDINYVSFIKDGIVFTNSDGDVYIKKNNKEEEKIGNDMKENSNVSIINDEKLLYIKSSGELFLDKDRIASDVVGYSFNSENIAYSTKNKEIHFYNLKTKKDNIEINNVGKYSEIYLGNKLIYSKNLEPKDLNGFWKADEYNIFEFEEPNKIKLYSKSEEESNYTVKYEVESSDSNSIVLKGKDTLSKEKFTITKFNSNEISLQANNVSGTLNKISKEEAEKFIKSINNKENSENTDKKSIKSDSGSSSNLKNKEVSYDDDYIIYDSDSRVLTKDELELYSKEELAYIRNEIFARYGYVFKEEPYKSYFSNKSWYQPDYSIGADTDVLNSVEKQNVSLIKEMEN; this is translated from the coding sequence ATGCCTTCTTCAAACACTATAGCATATATATCATCAGAAAAATCCTTGTATGTAAAATACGATGGAAAAGATAAAGAAAAAATAGCCAATGATGTTGTATTGTATAGGATGTCTACAGATGGAAAATTCATATATTATATGAATACAGATGAAGAGTTATATCTATATAAAGAAGATGGAAATAAAGAAAAAATATCTACTGATATACAGAGTTTTGATATTGTAAATAATAAAGGTGATGTAATATTTATAAATAATGATGATAATCTATATTTAAAAAGTACAGATAAAAATGATAAGGTCAAAATTAGTTCAGATGTATCAAATTTATGGGGGGTAAAATCTAATGATGAAGAAATTATGTATATAAGTGAGTATAATTATAAGGATTTGAAAGGTGAATTATATTTGTACAAAAATAATGCTAGTGAAAAAATAGCATCGGATGTTAGGTCTTATAAATATAGAGATAGTAAATTTTATTTTATAAATAGTGATGATGAATTATATGAGAAAGAAATAGGTAAAGAGGTGTCTAATAAAATAAAATCAGACATTAATTATGTAAGTTTTATTAAAGATGGAATTGTATTTACAAATTCTGATGGAGATGTATATATTAAGAAAAATAATAAAGAAGAAGAAAAAATAGGCAATGATATGAAAGAAAATTCTAATGTATCTATTATTAATGATGAAAAATTACTTTATATTAAATCAAGTGGTGAGTTATTTTTAGATAAAGACAGGATAGCAAGTGATGTTGTTGGCTATTCATTTAATTCAGAGAATATAGCATATTCCACTAAAAATAAGGAAATACATTTTTATAATTTAAAAACTAAGAAAGACAATATAGAAATAAACAATGTAGGAAAATATTCAGAGATTTATTTAGGAAATAAATTGATTTACTCTAAAAATTTAGAACCAAAAGACTTAAATGGTTTTTGGAAAGCTGATGAATATAATATATTTGAATTTGAAGAGCCAAATAAGATAAAACTTTATAGTAAAAGTGAAGAAGAAAGCAATTATACAGTTAAATATGAAGTAGAAAGTTCAGATAGTAATAGCATAGTATTAAAAGGAAAAGATACTTTATCAAAGGAAAAATTTACTATAACTAAGTTTAATAGTAATGAAATTTCATTACAAGCTAATAATGTAAGTGGTACACTTAATAAAATTTCCAAAGAAGAAGCGGAGAAATTTATCAAGAGTATAAATAACAAGGAAAATAGTGAAAATACTGATAAAAAGAGTATTAAAAGTGATTCAGGTTCAAGTTCTAATTTGAAAAATAAAGAAGTAAGTTATGATGATGATTATATTATATATGATAGTGATTCTAGAGTATTAACTAAAGATGAACTTGAACTTTATAGTAAAGAGGAGTTAGCATATATAAGAAATGAAATATTTGCAAGATATGGATATGTATTTAAAGAAGAACCTTATAAAAGCTATTTTAGCAATAAGTCATGGTATCAGCCAGATTATAGTATAGGAGCGGATACAGATGTTTTAAATTCTGTAGAGAAACAAAATGTATCATTGATTAAGGAAATGGAAAACTAA
- a CDS encoding GGDEF domain-containing protein, translating into MNLENLKKFFGFPLDKKYKENVERELCNYLYHTGKIICIIIIISQLIMMISISARDGGPFATPRRQWYFCMYIILFCISLIFMLVFSYLWNKKKEHCTYYINLWVIYVTFFCLWGCVITLLDQLGGNDLSVFSYIMLTAAAFSVLKLGQSIIVFGGCFLFLNLLLPGIQTVSGNEFSNIVNTFFITSLAIFISTMLYRSRVFTYYDKMLIHQQYEEISHMNNLLNLKVMTDDLTKMNNRRYLEDVLQKKLKTHTKQEPITGMMIDIDYFKQFNDTYGHQKGDYCLQNIAKVILDFTNSENSHAIRYGGEEFFICLFNCDEANAKLKSEYLRKIIEYCNFERDDVPSKCVTVSIGVHTKKVEELITLNEFISYCDKALYIAKEQGRNRVEFY; encoded by the coding sequence ATGAACTTAGAAAATTTAAAAAAATTCTTTGGATTCCCTCTAGATAAAAAATACAAAGAAAATGTTGAACGAGAACTTTGCAATTATCTTTATCATACAGGCAAAATTATTTGTATCATAATAATAATATCTCAACTAATTATGATGATATCAATATCAGCTAGAGATGGTGGTCCTTTTGCCACCCCAAGACGTCAATGGTATTTTTGTATGTATATAATACTATTTTGTATCTCTTTAATTTTTATGCTTGTTTTTTCTTATCTTTGGAATAAAAAAAAGGAACATTGTACTTATTATATAAACTTGTGGGTGATTTATGTAACATTTTTCTGCTTATGGGGTTGTGTAATTACTTTGCTTGACCAGTTAGGCGGAAATGATTTGAGTGTATTCAGTTATATAATGTTAACAGCTGCTGCTTTTTCAGTATTAAAATTAGGTCAATCAATAATAGTTTTTGGAGGATGTTTTTTATTTCTTAATCTACTCTTACCAGGAATTCAAACTGTATCAGGTAATGAGTTCAGTAATATTGTAAACACATTTTTTATAACATCACTTGCTATTTTTATTTCTACAATGTTATATAGAAGTCGTGTATTTACTTATTATGATAAAATGCTAATCCATCAACAATATGAAGAAATCTCCCATATGAACAATTTATTAAATCTTAAGGTTATGACTGATGACCTAACTAAAATGAATAATCGTAGGTATTTAGAAGATGTTCTTCAAAAAAAATTAAAGACCCATACAAAGCAAGAACCTATAACAGGAATGATGATAGATATAGATTATTTTAAACAGTTTAATGACACTTACGGACATCAAAAGGGTGACTACTGTTTACAGAATATTGCTAAAGTAATTTTAGATTTTACAAATTCTGAAAATTCACATGCTATCCGTTATGGTGGTGAAGAATTTTTTATATGTCTTTTCAATTGTGATGAGGCGAATGCTAAACTTAAATCCGAATATTTACGTAAGATTATAGAGTATTGTAATTTTGAACGTGATGACGTTCCTTCAAAATGTGTGACTGTTAGCATCGGAGTTCATACAAAGAAAGTTGAAGAATTAATAACTTTAAATGAATTTATAAGTTATTGTGATAAAGCTTTATATATTGCAAAAGAACAAGGTCGTAATCGTGTTGAGTTTTATTAG